One Clupea harengus chromosome 12, Ch_v2.0.2, whole genome shotgun sequence DNA segment encodes these proteins:
- the cd180 gene encoding CD180 antigen isoform X2: MPQTEVKDLEHIPSSDLQLETLDVSSSGLQTLDGLTAFNLNRMKTLNLARNHIPSICASDLVAFRDTPGDIDVSFQSNDILRVEPGAFRSLRFGGLDFSDCFTRADVSVVLRGLEGVATEKLKLGAFNDGPHRYIKTESLHSLCNMTVTHLNLQMQRWEDVSNATFECMGGLKVLEMTEMHMHSLPDNITTMGKLSQLTLDRNDFENMCDINAHNFPSLTSLSMRGMWGRLVFQGNCLRSLSHLEYLDLSHSGVYVEGLCCEQQLQGLGQLRFLNLSYNFAMRWDALPFTATPQLRHLDCSNVNVNLSGSAPFRNLALLETLNLSRTSVSVTHSHLLEGLKSLVHLNLRGNPVSGGLVSDPDTFKPVPLLESLVLAECELTAIEGNLFHALTKLTYADLSANYLTKLCASPSFSLTVIRLNFAHNRIELVDIDSVEGLGPKSSVDLSFNPLACNCSNIKFIDWVKANVDKLMHFEDTLCNASNRRVQFSEVNLRCNIFAGLTAFGVMMLIIFVATAVVVIAKKRKYGRYREL; this comes from the coding sequence ATGCCCCAGACAGAGGTGAAGGACCTGGAGCACATCCCCAGCTCTGATCTCCAGCTGGAGACGCTGGACGTCTCGAGCAGTGGCCTCCAAACACTGGACGGTCTAACTGCCTTTAATCTGAACAGGATGAAGACACTCAATCTGGCCAGGAACCACATCCCCAGCATATGCGCGTCCGACCTGGTAGCGTTCAGGGACACCCCCGGGGACATTGATGTCAGCTTTCAAAGCAATGACATCCTCAGGGTGGAGCCTGGAGCTTTCAGGTCTCTGCGCTTCGGGGGCCTGGACTTCAGTGACTGTTTTACGAGAGCTGATGTCTCGGTGGTGCTGAGGGGCCTGGAAGGAGTGGCGACGGAGAAGCTCAAACTGGGTGCCTTCAACGACGGACCTCACAGGTACATCAAAACAGAGAGCCTCCACTCTCTGTGTAACATGACTGTGACCCATTTGAACCTTCAAATGCAGCGATGGGAAGATGTATCGAACGCCACATTCGAGTGCATGGGAGGGCTTAAGGTTCTAGAAATGACGGAGATGCACATGCATAGTCTACCAGACAACATCACAACTATGGGCAAGCTGTCACAACTGACCCTGGACCGGAATGACTTTGAGAACATGTGCGACATCAACGCACACAACTTCCCCTCACTAACGTCTCTGTCTATGCGAGGCATGTGGGGGCGCCTAGTCTTTCAGGGCAACTGTCTGCGGAGTTTGTCACACCTGGAATATCTTGACCTTAGCCACAGTGGTGTGTATGTAGAAGGGTTGTGTTGCGAGCAGCAGCTTCAGGGTCTGGGGCAGCTACGTTTCCTGAACCTGAGCTACAACTTCGCCATGCGGTGGGACGCTTTGCCTTTCACCGCCACACCCCAGCTCAGGCACTTGGACTGCAGCAACGTTAATGTTAATCTGAGCGGCAGTGCTCCTTTTCGTAACTTGGCGCTGCTTGAAACTCTGAACCTCTCCAGGACGTCAGTCAGTGTAACGCACTCCCATCTGCTAGAAGGTCTGAAAAGCCTCGTTCATCTCAATCTAAGAGGGAATCCGGTCTCTGGAGGATTGGTGTCGGACCCAGACACATTCAAGCCTGTTCCACTCCTGGAAAGCCTAGTTTTGGCAGAGTGTGAACTCACAGCTATTGAGGGGAACCTCTTTCATGCCCTGACAAAGCTTACCTATGCAGACCTCAGTGCTAACTACCTGACTAAGCTCTGTGCTTCACCTTCCTTCTCACTAACAGTTATTCGTCTTAACTTTGCACATAACAGAATCGAGCTGGTGGACATTGATTCGGTCGAGGGTCTTGGTCCAAAGAGTTCAGTCGACCTCAGCTTCAACCCTCTGGCCTGCAACTGCTCCAACATTAAGTTTATTGACTGGGTGAAGGCCAATGTTGATAAACTGATGCATTTTGAGGACACTCTGTGCAATGCCTCAAACAGACGTGTACAATTCTCAGAAGTCAATTTGCGCTGTAACATTTTTGCGGGGTTGACAGCATTTGGGGTAATGATGCTGATTATTTTTGTGGCGACTGCTGTTGTTGTAATagcgaaaaaaagaaagtatggACGTTACAGAGAGTTATGA
- the cd180 gene encoding CD180 antigen isoform X1: MERQNLLCVLMSLQLVMACGTIPPAKNKCQQIVDGYDCSDLNLESVPDAVPNTTRNLDFSFNPLTSIYKGIFTRLSELLSLDLTRCSIDFMYEDVFATQAKLQTLILTGNPLIFISGRAFCGLKSLVQLIMPQTEVKDLEHIPSSDLQLETLDVSSSGLQTLDGLTAFNLNRMKTLNLARNHIPSICASDLVAFRDTPGDIDVSFQSNDILRVEPGAFRSLRFGGLDFSDCFTRADVSVVLRGLEGVATEKLKLGAFNDGPHRYIKTESLHSLCNMTVTHLNLQMQRWEDVSNATFECMGGLKVLEMTEMHMHSLPDNITTMGKLSQLTLDRNDFENMCDINAHNFPSLTSLSMRGMWGRLVFQGNCLRSLSHLEYLDLSHSGVYVEGLCCEQQLQGLGQLRFLNLSYNFAMRWDALPFTATPQLRHLDCSNVNVNLSGSAPFRNLALLETLNLSRTSVSVTHSHLLEGLKSLVHLNLRGNPVSGGLVSDPDTFKPVPLLESLVLAECELTAIEGNLFHALTKLTYADLSANYLTKLCASPSFSLTVIRLNFAHNRIELVDIDSVEGLGPKSSVDLSFNPLACNCSNIKFIDWVKANVDKLMHFEDTLCNASNRRVQFSEVNLRCNIFAGLTAFGVMMLIIFVATAVVVIAKKRKYGRYREL; this comes from the exons ATGGAGAGACAAAACCTCTTGTGTGTGCTAATGTCTCTACAATTGGTGATGGCCTGTGGAACAATCCCTCCTGCAAAGAATAAGTGTCAACAG ATTGTTGATGGCTATGACTGCAGTGACCTAAACTTGGAGAGTGTCCCAGATGCCGTCCCCAACACAACTCGGAACCTGGACTTCAGCTTCAATCCCCTGACAAGCATTTACAAGGGCATTTTTACCAGGCTGAGCGAGCTTCTATCACTGGACTTGACAAG ATGCAGTATTGATTTCATGTATGAGGACGTCTTTGCGACTCAGGCCAAGCTGCAAACGCTGATCCTGACTGGGAACCCTCTCATATTCATCTCAGGGAGAGCCTTCTGCGGCCTGAAGTCTCTAGTGCAGCTCATCATGCCCCAGACAGAGGTGAAGGACCTGGAGCACATCCCCAGCTCTGATCTCCAGCTGGAGACGCTGGACGTCTCGAGCAGTGGCCTCCAAACACTGGACGGTCTAACTGCCTTTAATCTGAACAGGATGAAGACACTCAATCTGGCCAGGAACCACATCCCCAGCATATGCGCGTCCGACCTGGTAGCGTTCAGGGACACCCCCGGGGACATTGATGTCAGCTTTCAAAGCAATGACATCCTCAGGGTGGAGCCTGGAGCTTTCAGGTCTCTGCGCTTCGGGGGCCTGGACTTCAGTGACTGTTTTACGAGAGCTGATGTCTCGGTGGTGCTGAGGGGCCTGGAAGGAGTGGCGACGGAGAAGCTCAAACTGGGTGCCTTCAACGACGGACCTCACAGGTACATCAAAACAGAGAGCCTCCACTCTCTGTGTAACATGACTGTGACCCATTTGAACCTTCAAATGCAGCGATGGGAAGATGTATCGAACGCCACATTCGAGTGCATGGGAGGGCTTAAGGTTCTAGAAATGACGGAGATGCACATGCATAGTCTACCAGACAACATCACAACTATGGGCAAGCTGTCACAACTGACCCTGGACCGGAATGACTTTGAGAACATGTGCGACATCAACGCACACAACTTCCCCTCACTAACGTCTCTGTCTATGCGAGGCATGTGGGGGCGCCTAGTCTTTCAGGGCAACTGTCTGCGGAGTTTGTCACACCTGGAATATCTTGACCTTAGCCACAGTGGTGTGTATGTAGAAGGGTTGTGTTGCGAGCAGCAGCTTCAGGGTCTGGGGCAGCTACGTTTCCTGAACCTGAGCTACAACTTCGCCATGCGGTGGGACGCTTTGCCTTTCACCGCCACACCCCAGCTCAGGCACTTGGACTGCAGCAACGTTAATGTTAATCTGAGCGGCAGTGCTCCTTTTCGTAACTTGGCGCTGCTTGAAACTCTGAACCTCTCCAGGACGTCAGTCAGTGTAACGCACTCCCATCTGCTAGAAGGTCTGAAAAGCCTCGTTCATCTCAATCTAAGAGGGAATCCGGTCTCTGGAGGATTGGTGTCGGACCCAGACACATTCAAGCCTGTTCCACTCCTGGAAAGCCTAGTTTTGGCAGAGTGTGAACTCACAGCTATTGAGGGGAACCTCTTTCATGCCCTGACAAAGCTTACCTATGCAGACCTCAGTGCTAACTACCTGACTAAGCTCTGTGCTTCACCTTCCTTCTCACTAACAGTTATTCGTCTTAACTTTGCACATAACAGAATCGAGCTGGTGGACATTGATTCGGTCGAGGGTCTTGGTCCAAAGAGTTCAGTCGACCTCAGCTTCAACCCTCTGGCCTGCAACTGCTCCAACATTAAGTTTATTGACTGGGTGAAGGCCAATGTTGATAAACTGATGCATTTTGAGGACACTCTGTGCAATGCCTCAAACAGACGTGTACAATTCTCAGAAGTCAATTTGCGCTGTAACATTTTTGCGGGGTTGACAGCATTTGGGGTAATGATGCTGATTATTTTTGTGGCGACTGCTGTTGTTGTAATagcgaaaaaaagaaagtatggACGTTACAGAGAGTTATGA